The Apodemus sylvaticus chromosome 22, mApoSyl1.1, whole genome shotgun sequence genome includes a region encoding these proteins:
- the Clec4g gene encoding C-type lectin domain family 4 member G, which produces MNTGGYSKLDSAVEEVPRGQLGRWECYKQRFFFLVLALLVATVLWALILSTLLSSASRELRVLLGHQDLLRINASEQKVMLSSLKDDVGACRNCCSVTKAQLQTTLAEFKDTHAKLMEQESILKELQERVTQDLAKASRDRENIRSELFQALEAVKQQNSSCEHCPPSWLPFQGSCYYFSETQAIWDTAQSYCGGQGAHLVIVRDLNEQGFLSQHTRGRGYWLGLRAVRHLNKIQGYRWVDGVSLTFSHWNSGEPNDSRGHEDCVMMLHSGLWNDAPCTNERDGWICEKRSSC; this is translated from the exons ATGAACACTGGTGGATACAGCAAGCTGGACAGTGCAGTCGAAGAGGTCCCCAGAG GGCAGTTGGGACGTTGGGAGTGCTACAAACAAAGATTTTTCTTCCTGGTCTTGGCTTTGCTGGTGGCCACAGTTCTCTGGGCTCTCATTCTGAGCACCTTACTGTCCAGTG CCTCCAGGGAGCTCAGAGTGTTGCTCGGCCACCAGGACCTGCTGAGGATTAACG CCTCAGAACAGAAGGTGATGTTGAGTTCCCTGAAGGATGATGTCGGAGCCTGCAGGAATTGCT GCTCCGTGACGAAAGCGCAGTTGCAAACCACACTCGCGGAGTTTAAGGACACACATGCAAAGCTGATGGAGCAGGAGAGCATCCTGAAAGAACTGCAAGAGCGTG TGACCCAGGACTTGGCTAAAGCAAGCAGAGACCGTGAGAACATCCGCAGTGAACTGTTCCAGGCACTGGAAGCTGTCAAGCAGCAGAACA GCTCCTGTGAGCACTGCCCACCATCATGGCTACCCTTCCAAGGCTCCTGCTACTATTTCTCTGAGACACAGGCCATATGGGATACAGCACAAAGCTACTGTGGAGGCCAAGGTGCCCATCTGGTGATTGTCAGAGACCTGAATGAGCAG GGCTTCCTGAGTCAGCATACACGTGGCCGGGGCTATTGGTTGGGTCTGAGGGCAGTTCGCCACCTCAACAAGATTCAAGGCTACCGGTGGGTGGATGGAGTCTCACTCACCTTCAG CCACTGGAACTCTGGAGAACCCAATGATTCCAGGGGACATGAGGACTGTGTCATGATGCTACACTCGGGACTGTGGAATGATGCGCCATGTACCAATGAGAGAGATGGCTGGATCTGCGAGAAGAGGAGCAGTTGCTGA